The genomic region AGTCAAATCATTGAAACAATcttcgtgtgtatgtgtgtgtgtatgtgtgatgtcAGTAACCCCCTGAATGAAACATGCAAACCCCCCAAACATTCACCATCCATCTTTGTGTCTATGCTGCAGTGAAATCCACTAACACGCTGATTAACCACACAAAGTCTTCAAAAAGCAATGTAAAGCCgctactgagaaaaaaaagttttttttaagtacaaaagattttaaaaaaaggaaaaaatatctAGTTCCAGAAATGCATGTGCTATGTGCATGCCACACCGTGGGTTAACAGTCATCTTCAGgacataaaagaaaaagcagattAATGAATTCagaggaaattaaaaaagatttaaaaaaaaaagatatataaatagatagatgtttttaaaaagcaacgtttccttttttccttctaTTTTTGAGAacaaaaaaggttaaaaattacaaaaaaaaaaaatgtttaaagaataaaaaacacaaaagagacTTTGGTGagagtttgttttcttctgttacATGGGGTTGAGGCACAACACGACCATGTTCAGgaacaccacaaaaaaaaaaaaagaactgttttaaaaaaaatatatatatacaaagaaaagaaagtacAGTTCAGAAGATGGTGTATTCTCCCTTCTACTTTTTGTGGGGGGTCAGGGGGTGCAGGAGCGAGCCAAATCTGATGATGTACTCATTCAAACTGGCTGTGGAACCTTTGAtctctcactcactccctcttttttctctctctctaactctgtctctctcacactcttaTCTGTCGCACTCTCGAACTGTCTCACCGCTATTTCTACCAGTGCATTTTGTAATTCCAAACAGAACTCTTCCTAAAGAATAAAAACCAGAGAGAATGCACACCGCTTTGCCTCATTTTTTTGCCAGCATTACTGCTTCAGTCTTTATAACTGAGAGGATGTGTGTTGTGGGTGTGTATGACTGTGTGActttattgtaaacaaacagaagtgatgtttacatacagtgttACTCACCAAGATGCATTGTATGAATCCTTAAGGTCTGACAAAGGTGTGGAATGCATTTCCTTCGCCACAAAAACATCTGCaaattcagttttgttttgtttttttccttttttatgacGTGCATTGTTTACATCTCTGTTTACTCACCTGCTGTCTTCACTGTCTCTGCTTGCTTTGCTTGCTTCCTTGTTTctcaataaacaaaaacagggCTCACTCACAAAATAactccacagggtacctttaaAGCTGCATCAGTTTGTGTTTGGGGCCACTTTAGGGCAGTAGAACAAGCTGTAAATACAACAGTGATACATTGTCACCCTTTAAAGTTGTGGTGGAAGTCTAACATTTTAGCTCTGTTTAGGCCTTTCGGCAGCTCCTGATACCTGACTCTATGGCTCTAacatgctccactgtgttcacaaaCTGGCATGTAACTTTAGCCCTATATCCCTGCTGCGACGAAGACCTTCGTTATGCCACCTTTGCTTTTTTACACAAACAATGCTGGTATAATAGTGTGTGATTTAAGGTAGCATGCCTGTATTCCAGAAGCAAAAGAAGCATGACATGTAAGACAACAGcatcggcctctagtgtgacgtGTATTGTTCATGTCGGGCAACACTTTCAAAActataacaatggcattaacatggccATAATAATCAGATACCGTCCCTTCCATATGGCCGTTGATCCCATCCTCTGCAACTCCACTTTTACACTGtctgttcaaggcgggaatttGAAGCCATCATATCCGCCTCAGCGTGCTGTATGTAAGGTACAGTCGCGTAATGTGGGGACAGAGTGGTTTCACCTTTAGTCCGCCATGGGAGGTAGTGACAGCGCTGAAACGATGTCAGTATAACAGGATAGACGATAGGACAGGATCATGTGCAGCAcagatgtgacattttgacgacatgttatatGTGCAACCCACTGCGGGagttttaaaaagtagctgttagcagttaggggctaattcaaagaagaagaactgcGGCTGTAAATGTCtgaaaattgggaaaacaatgaagcCTGGGAGCTTCTTATCCTCGAGTAGAGGACatgatcagctgccatataacagggacataTTATTGACACATTAATGCTGTTGTTGTTAAGaaagtgctgctgcagtgtATGATATTTGATACACTAGAGGCTGATGTGTGTGACATGTCACACccgtcacacctcttttgattcCACAAAGCCATGATGCAGTGTATGATCACAAACTGGAGCAGAATGATGCTGCcatcatttggttctgtgtaaaaatgcaaagaaggcatacagaagggactttgtagcggctGTATAGCACAATCTCTGTCAAAAGGGCTATTGTGTTCttaatttgcagacatttttgttgCTGGTCTTCTTTAAGTTGGCTGCTAACTGCTAGTAGTAGCTTTTTAAATCACCCGGTGGCAGATTGCACACATAAAATGTCGTCAAAACCACAGGTTGTCAATCTTTTTCATATCAAGCCCCCCTTAATTGCAACACATTAGGTCACAGAATCAAATTTGATAAGATTTCAATTCAGGGACTTCTGTCTAGAAAGAAtttatgctgctgtcttggtcAGGCttcccttgaaaaagagatcaTTGTGTCTCAACGGGACcgacctggttaaataaaggcaaTAAATAATTTGGTTGTTGGATGTGATGAAGACCAGAATTCTACAGCCAAGGAGATAactgtggaggaagtgaaacctgtaTCAGAATAGTCACTGGGCGTATGTGTACAGTGAGTTAAGTAGTGAAAAATGAACTTTTCCCCATGTCTCGGGACATCCCCTGGAACTCCCTCAAGGGCCCCTGGGGATCCCCGTGcccctggttgagaaccactggtcaAAACGTCACGCTCATCCCGTCCTGCCAACTCTTATTTTTTACACAGATGTCAAAAGGCTCTGTTACTACTGCCAGCTTAAAGGAGGAACAACTCTGTCCTCCCATTCCATGTTGGTATCTTTATACCGAACGGCAAGGTACGATGGTGCAACATTGTACAGGCAGCGTAAAAGGggattttgtctgtctgtcttttggtgCTGGGAAGATACCGTACAGTGGGTTTTTCACAATCAATGATGACATaagaggagctgcagagtcGGGTATTAATTCTCTTTGGATCCACTGGTAATACATAACatttattatttcagttttaaagtCTACAATTCTGGAGAAAGATTTATGATATTTGAACTCAACACCCAAACAAACACGCCCCTTCCATCAGTGCTATCCATCCATTGCTATTGACACTGGCGTGGCTCCATTCCTAGTGGATGAGGACATGAAGGAGGGTAGCCAGTATAGTGTTTGTAGCTCAGTCTGAGCCACCTTGTTTCCTATTTACAGAGCTGTGCATGAACATggatttattttgcaaaatgaTATTTGCTGAATCTGATAAAAAGTGTATTAGAGTTGCAGACTGTGCCTTAAGTTAACAACCTAAAGAGCTGATGAGGGAAAGTGATCCAAATTACCTCAGCTGCTCCAAGTGGATTCACCTCTTATATTTCTGATGCTTTATGTTGAAAGAATACCAAAAGAATACCAAACATCCACCAGAAACATCCACCAGACAGTGACATGCATCGTATGCCTGGAGGACTCGGATGTGTCAGCATACTCCTTCACAATGAGCTCgcgtgtgagagaaagagaaaaggagtaATGAAAGTGTGTGAGTAATCAGAAAAGGACTAACATGAGAAGGTGAacgagtgtgtgtatgttttcacAGGCATGTCCAGACTGTTCCGGCCACCCCTCCCAGCTCTGTGTACACAGACAGGGTGCTCCGGTTTCAGCCGGAAGAATAAGCAGCACCGTCGGGGCCTCATGGGGCTCACACAGGCACTTCCCCCCACATTCCTTCCTCTGTTTTCCTGCCTGACCCCCCTCCCCCAACACCGGTGAATCCCTGTTGCGCCCACTCCGTCGTCTATAGGGGCATCACATTCCAAAACTTGCAGCTACctaatttaatataataaataaaagctacATGCCATTTGATTTGATATGCATATATGTAATGTTTTACTTTGACTTCTACTCTGTGACTTTGAAGGATGTTAAATTTGCAAAATCCATCTCCAGCTGCTGGTGTTAAAAGTGTTGAACTTTGTAACACCCTTATCTCCCTATCTCAGTTTACTGTAACGAATTACTGATAATTCCCCACACTCTGTCGTTTAGCAACTCCACTCCACAAATAATTGATTCTTTACATAACCTTTAGCACCCTGAACCAATGACTACTATCATTACAGTGTTCAGGCCACAGTTAAAACTCTTCTTGCAGAGCCAGGGGATCCTGATTGTTCCCTGTGTGGCCAGTCAATGGGTTTACGACCTCCCCCTCACTCCTTTGACTGCCATCTCCTGAATTGTTCCTGCTTTTGTTCTGCAAATCAGTGTGGGGGATGTGAAGTTGTGGGGGAAGGAGAGCAAACTTCTTCTCACACTCAAAACCAGTTTCCTgtcgcactcacacacacccacacataccACATCTAACCCTTCTTACTATCATGCTTCTGAAGCTTTTGACACAGATAAATGACACGTCACTCCAAATTCATtttaagtacaaaaaaaagtttaataaatACTGAGGTAGTTGTCATTGAATGTTTTACACTTGATATCATCAACACATCTCCAACATTGTGTCATCTCTGGTCCCCACACTTGTAAAATGTATTCTGAGCTGTGAGAGTTCATGAAGGCAGCTCATTCAGATCAACCAGTCTCTTTAGTTCCGCCTCTGGCCAGCTGAAGCCGGTCCTTCCTGCGAGCTGTGGCCAATAACTAGGCCAAAAGTCACCGGGGCTACTACACATCAACTTCCGTGATTCCTGTGACATGCCCGGGCTTGTTCAGAGTCACGCTCCAAGACACCTTGTCCCGAGTTTCCGTCCACAGGACCCGGTAAGAGGCCCTCTGACGGTGCGTTCAGGCTCCCAGGACGTGTCGAAAAGTTTATAGCCTTTAATCCGCGCAGGTTTTCAACACGCTGCAATGGCTCTGTGTAGAGGCATGGGGGCAGGGGGGGCTCCCAGCTCACTGCTGCAGTTCACATAGTCCAGCAAAACTGTATTTACAATGAGATGCTGTTGCTCAAGTTTTGCTTTCTTGCACGGGAGGAAGTCCGGCTCCACAGCCGCTTTGCCCCGTCTCTTCCTGGACTGCTGTGTCGGGCCAGTCGGGGACATGTTCTCCTTGTTGTCCGCGTCGTGGCGGAGCTCTGTGGGGGAGGCCACCTCCTCTCCGGGTAAAGTCCGAGGTGTTTCG from Epinephelus lanceolatus isolate andai-2023 chromosome 18, ASM4190304v1, whole genome shotgun sequence harbors:
- the ier2a gene encoding immediate early response gene 2 protein produces the protein MEVSAEAKRIMVVALGKLYSSRTQRGGLRLHRSLLLTLVMKSARDMYHAAQATAESVAPVCEQQPTMEVTTEPAGAQMELQGATETPRTLPGEEVASPTELRHDADNKENMSPTGPTQQSRKRRGKAAVEPDFLPCKKAKLEQQHLIVNTVLLDYVNCSSELGAPPAPMPLHRAIAAC